Proteins co-encoded in one Papaver somniferum cultivar HN1 chromosome 5, ASM357369v1, whole genome shotgun sequence genomic window:
- the LOC113283110 gene encoding putative B3 domain-containing protein At5g66980 yields MGGPRFIQIINNYHVQQEEIRIPQEFVTEYGDDLSDHAVFIVPSGIEWFVEIKRDSNSDGRCVYFKKGLNELFESYSLTSGTFLVLKYEGISQFKVRICQLSGKEVDYSSFHNNDTDVYYIEASDEDGDNDDSEDDSNDEEREEFRDDPVRKKNRSITHGSLRTQERAIEIERGFKSSRNNPFFTIGLQPSYVSHKFLPIPANFEGKEELRKLENIRLDVVPNGGSWIVFLITMGRGQGIRFIKVFLGFLKTTI; encoded by the exons ATGGGAGGACCTAGGTTCATCCAAATCATCAACAACTACCATGTTCAACAGGAAGAGATT AGGATCCCTCAAGAGTTTGTAACAGAATATGGAGATGATTTGTCTGATCATGCGGTTTTTATTGTTCCCAGTGGAATTGAGTGGTTTGTTGAAATTAAAAGAGACTCAAACTCTGATGGTCGCTGTGTTTATTTTAAGAAGGGTTTAAATGAACTATTTGAAAGTTACTCATTAACTTCAGGAACGTTTTTGGTGCTTAAATACGAAGGAATTTCGCAATTTAAGGTtcgtatatgccagttgagtggTAAAGAGGTCGACTACTCATCCTTCCACAACAACGATACAGATGTTTATTACATCGAAGCTTCAG ATGAAGATGGCGATAAtgatgattctgaggatgatagCAAtgatgaagaacgtgaagaattCAGGGATGATCCTGTGAGGAAGAAGAATAGAAGTATCACTCATGGAAGTTTGAGGACACAAGAAAGAGCAATTGAAATAGAGAGGGGTTTTAAGTCATCAAGGAACAACCCATTCTTCACAATTGGGTTACAACCATCCTATGTTAGTCACAAATTCTTG CCCATACCAGCAAATTTTGAAGGAAAAGAGGAGTTGCGGAAACTGGAAAACATAAGACTGGATGTTGTTCCAAATGGAGGCTCATGGATTGTCTTCTTAATTACTATGGGTCGAGGCCAGGGAATTAGGTTTATAAAGGTGTTCCTAGGTTTCTTAAAGACAACAATTTGA